One window of Curtobacterium sp. 458 genomic DNA carries:
- the ybeY gene encoding rRNA maturation RNase YbeY — translation MSIELNNESGVEVDEAAIQRLASFALDAMHVHADAELAIVLVDEGAMEQLHVRWMDEPGPTDVLSFPMDELRPGTEDDPTPAGLLGDIVLCPQVAEEQAKTAGHSTTDEMLLLTCHGILHLLGFDHAEPEEKAEMFGIQGEILSAFAAQHRGR, via the coding sequence GTGAGCATCGAGCTCAACAACGAGTCCGGGGTGGAGGTGGACGAGGCCGCGATCCAGCGCCTCGCCTCCTTCGCGCTCGACGCGATGCACGTCCACGCCGACGCGGAGCTCGCGATCGTGCTCGTGGACGAGGGCGCGATGGAGCAGCTGCACGTGCGGTGGATGGACGAGCCCGGTCCGACCGACGTCCTGAGCTTCCCGATGGACGAACTGCGCCCGGGCACCGAGGACGACCCGACGCCCGCCGGACTCCTCGGCGACATCGTGCTCTGCCCGCAGGTGGCGGAGGAACAGGCGAAGACGGCCGGACACTCCACGACCGACGAGATGCTGCTGCTCACGTGCCACGGGATCCTGCACCTCCTCGGCTTCGACCACGCGGAGCCGGAGGAGAAGGCCGAGATGTTCGGCATCCAGGGCGAGATCCTCTCCGCGTTCGCCGCCCAGCACCGAGGGCGGTGA